Below is a genomic region from Persicimonas caeni.
TGGTCGCGCGCTCCCCGGGGCCGCTCGAGGAGGCGGCCGAAGGGTTGGAGCGCTCGCTGGTCATCCCGCTGGACGTCTCCGACCTGGACGCCATGCAGGCGGCGCTCGAGCAGACCGTCGAGCATTTCGGCAGTTTGGACGGGGTGGTCAACAATGCAGGCGCTCACTTTCGTGGCGATCTCGAGACGCGTACGCCCGAGGAGGTCGCCACGATGGTGGACGTGAACCTGCGCGCGCCGCTGGTGCTGACGCGCATGGCGCTGCCGTACCTGCGCGGGCAGGGCTCCGGCTTCGTCGTCAACGTCGCCAGCCTCGCCGGCAAGGTGCCCCTCGACGGGGCGGCGACGTACTCGGCGACCAAGTTCGGGCTGCGCGCCTTTACCTACGCGATGGCCCAAGAACTCGACGGTTCGGGCATTACGGTCAGCGCGGTCAGCCCCGGGCCGATCGACACCTCGTTTATCATGGAGAATCTCGACGAGGTCGAGGATATCGTCTTCAGCCAGAAGATGTGCTCGGCCGAGGACGTCGCTGACATGATCCTCGCCTGCGCCCAGGACGGCAAAGTCGAGCGCGAATTCCCTCCCCTGGGCGGCAA
It encodes:
- a CDS encoding SDR family NAD(P)-dependent oxidoreductase — protein: MASTYDFTGKTVFITGASKGVGRATTEAFHRAGANVVLVARSPGPLEEAAEGLERSLVIPLDVSDLDAMQAALEQTVEHFGSLDGVVNNAGAHFRGDLETRTPEEVATMVDVNLRAPLVLTRMALPYLRGQGSGFVVNVASLAGKVPLDGAATYSATKFGLRAFTYAMAQELDGSGITVSAVSPGPIDTSFIMENLDEVEDIVFSQKMCSAEDVADMILACAQDGKVEREFPPLGGKLATLGYLVPEVRQRLKPLLSEKGRKTKERLREERGE